One genomic segment of Impatiens glandulifera chromosome 6, dImpGla2.1, whole genome shotgun sequence includes these proteins:
- the LOC124942803 gene encoding uncharacterized protein LOC124942803, producing MSIDFYTESPPRISFSSDLLPNNNQTQITNQTDLTDFTFHSQPTNDFHFTFSSSSTSINEPSPADELFSGGLIKPLNSKTHSKKSIETENPETDQPIKPTTTTNKSIWGIKRSSSLHCEESIHKKNSSSFWSLPLLARSNSTGSVSVSVQKNGSKENQNHSQKQQKQIRNSSSSSSSSSSTNSSFSMYNFSQKPPLKKNYGNGIRIVNVPSSFGFSSLFRTSSNNGKERKNKK from the coding sequence ATGTCCATCGACTTCTACACAGAGAGTCCTCCACGAATCTCCTTCTCCTCCGATCTCCTTCCAAACAATAACCAAACCCAAATCACCAACCAAACAGATCTCACCGATTTCACCTTCCATTCACAACCCACAAACGATTTTCATTTCACCTTCTCCTCATCCTCAACCTCCATTAACGAACCTTCACCCGCCGACGAACTCTTCTCCGGCGGTCTCATCAAACCCTTAAACTCCAAAACCCATTCAAAGAAATCGATCGAAACAGAAAACCCAGAAACCGATCAGCCGATtaaaccaacaacaacaacaaataaGTCAATTTGGGGAATCAAGAGAAGCAGTAGTCTTCATTGTGAAGAGAGTATTCATAAGAAGAATAGTTCATCTTTTTGGTCATTACCTTTACTTGCTAGAAGCAATTCAACTGGGTCCGTTTCTGTTTCTGTTCAGAAAAATGGATCAAAGGAGAATCAAAACCATAGCCAGAAACAACAGAAGCAAATAAGaaattcatcttcatcttcatcatcatcatcatctactaATTCGAGTTTCAGTATGTATAATTTCTCTCAAAAACCTCCATTGAAGAAGAATTATGGGAATGGAATTAGGATTGTTAATGTTCCTTCCAGCTTTGGGTTTAGTTCTTTGTTCCGTACTAGTAGTAACAATGGGAAGGAAAGGAAGAACaagaaatga